GGTTGTTTGAGACGTACGGAGCTGATCCCGGTCCTGATCCAGAGCGGATTCTCATCCACACGCAGGCCTATTTGTTCGTTGTTGTAGGTGCTGTtctttttcctactactagtaggAATGTGGTGCATCCCCGGTATCTCCGCCATCTTCGCAGACTGAGGGAGATTCCTACATGGTCTTGGGGTTCGGCAGTTCTGTCTTACTTGTACAGGGGGTTGTATCACGCCACACAGAAGGATGCCAAGAAGATATCAGGTTGTGTGTGGTTGTTGATGCTATGGTCTTATGAGAGGTTCGAGATTGGTAGACCTATTCCCGATGAGAGCAGGGGCAGCTATCCGGTAGCTGAGTTTTGGGCTATGCCTGACGAGGATGAGGAGGACGAGGGTAAGGGGAAGAAGGGGAAGGTGGAGGGtaaggggaaggggaaggggaaggaaGAGGCgaaggggaaggggaaggggaaggaaGAGGTGAAGGGcaaggggaaggggaaggaagaggggaaggggaaggggaagaggggtaaggggaaggggaaggagCCTGATATTCCCGAGGAGattgaggaggaggaggagattGAGGAGCAGGGCTGGATTGTGGGTGGGAAGAGGAAACGGGTTAGGCGTGACAGTAGAGCGGCGCCTCATCATAGCTTGCCACATTACAGGGGTGAGTTTGATGGAGTAGCATCAGACGTAGTGAGTTGGACACCCTATTCCGAATTTCATGAGATGGAAGGGGATTCGGATGGGGATCATGACATATCTGCAGAGGATTGGGAGGCTCGTTATGCTGGCCTTGCTCGGGTCCCATTAGTTCATTATGACATAGTGGAGTATCAGCATTCAGATAGGGTGTTGAGACAGTTTGGTTTGAGGCAGCCTATTCCCCCCCCTCCGGTATCCATGACTCGGTACAGGCAGGAGAAAGAAGCCTTTCACTACACTGATTGGCGTGCTGTATGGTTTGCTGAGATCGGAGAGTGGGAGCGTTTTGTGGATCACCCCGAGGTTGTGGTGGCTCAGCATTCACTAGACACCGATGACACAGGTTACTTGGACTGGTACGAGCACATTTCCAGGCGCCGCGTTGGGAAGCCACAGCCTGTGCCACAGCCGCAGTATTCCACCAGGGAGTTGTTTGACAACCTTCAGGCATTTCAACTTGTAAGTTTGTTTACCCTTTCATAGTACTAAAGTTAAGCTTCCTTTATTCGTACTTTGTATGTATCTAATTTCATGACATCAAACTATCTGCAGATTCAAAAGGGTTTGGAATGCCTTAAGGCGATTGATTCAACCATCCCTGAAGGCTATCGCGAGGAATTTAGAGAGATTGCCCCGATATTTGTCGAGCCGTACTGCCGTTTCATGCAACAGCTCAAGGGCCCAGCATACACCCCTCCTGTTTTCGACCATGTCCATCTATCGGCTGTGGCAAAGAGGCCAACTGTTGCAGACGTCTCCCCCCATGACATCATTGATATGACACAGCCGTCTCAGCAGACTACACAGGTCCCTACTCAGCCTATTGTTCCCGCATCACAGGCCACTTCCTCGAGGCCCGAGAAGATGGATGTTCGTAGGCCTGGTGAACAGAAGTGGCTGATAAGTAAGAAGCTTTCAGAGGAGAAGATGGCCGCCATTAGGAGAGACTGGGGATGGGTACGAGGTCAGCCTGTGGGGCTTCGGGGTGGAATTAAACATGATCTCATGTTCAATTTGGCGGAGAATTCAATGCAGAGCTTGGCACCCGGTGCTTGGATAGATGACCGCATCATATACGGATACATGGTACTATTTCATTTGTGGTGCCGGTCtacatttaaattgtgttgcctttatttattttgtaaataaccTATGTTAATTCCTTGCAGTGGTTGTTACGTGAGCGGGAAGAAGCTATTGCCGCTGCAGGAGTGTATCCGAGAAAGCCGTCTTACTACTTTATGGATCCATTTTTCATTACATTGGCTATGGAGCTGGATTACAAGGTTCTCACGGAGCGGGTTAAGCGTTTCTTCGTTACGTGGGGTAGTTGTGGGATTGGTCCACCAATCAACGAAGTGGACTACATATTTGTCCCGGCCAATGTTAATGGGAATCACTGGATTTTGATGGTATTGTCAGTGAAGGAATGGGGCGTCATGGTGTTTGATCCTATGACCAACAAAGCTGAACATGCGAAGGAAGAACAATGCGTGGTATGTGATCCGTTCCTTCTTTTTTCTTATATCAATTTGAAGTCTCGTTCATTTCATCTATATTTTGTTGATTGTGTTTTTAGGTTGGACTGTTGGCGAGGATGCTTCGTTATCTTGGCCCCCGACTTACTGTGCCGAAGGAGGACCCTCTAGTCCAGGTCTGGGATGCAATGCCGAAGCAAAATAACTACACTGATTGCGGGGTTTATATTTGCAAGTATATGGATTATCTCTTGCAAGGATATGACCTCTCTACCTTGGTGTGGGACGCTTCAGACCTCGAGGTCTTCCGTTACAGGATTGCCAAGGAGCTTCAGAAGGGGAAAGCAAGATCCATCCCAAACCACCGGATGAGCCAGAGGGTCTCGCAGCAAGATTAggacttttatttattttcttattctACGAGGATTTGTAGGGAATTAATTGAACAATGATATCATGTAGTTAAGAttggtttaatatttatgaatgaaACATTTGTTTGCGTTTATATCGGTCGTTCATCGACCGTGTCACTTCCCCGATtcccttttatttattttagaatttgtGGTTGTTATGTGCTTTTCCCCACCCCTTTTACTGTGTTGCATTTGgaatttcattatatatgtTGTCATTTAATTTGGTATTTTTTGGAGATACTTCATTTTTTggagttttgaaaattttggcgATTTGGGTCACATATTTGgccttttttaaattttgtgaaatattttttttggattttttacaCTGCAATGTTGTTGAAAGTGTTGGGATTGTTATACAGGGGTTCAAAACAGGTGGGAATGTGCAGGAACAGACTgcatatttcaaaatttctttcTGATAGTTCCGCGGAAAATAACCGCGGAACGTGTGTTTTCTTCTAGACGTTCCGCGGTTATTTTCTGCGGAACTATcagaaagaatttttttttttttaccttccTTTTAACTGCCAAGACTGTTTTAAGACAGCATATGGGGGTCCTTAAGTGTGTTATGACTTATAAAGTATGATACAACTATATTTGGATACTCAAAACCAATCTATTTGAAAATGACCATTACCGCCATTTTTCCGAACTTTGCATTCAAGTTGCCGCTACTAGCCACATtcaactattttaaaaaaattagagtagACTAGAATCATCATAATTGAGGTAGTCCGAACACCCACTGTAATTTTAACATAACTACCAATGAGAAAATAATTAGTGCATAATATTGTCATTTTAATGTTAATAATACATCGAATGGTGTGTAGTAAAGTACGTTTACaccaaaatacatataaaacctaAATTCAACATGATTCAGGTACGTCGGAAGCTAACTAACTAAAAATCGCTAAAATGTTGGAGAAGCCACCCGATAATCGGTGCGTGGAAGTTCCGGGCGGTGCATCAGCTCTAACGAAGCATGCCACCCAATACAGCACGACAACACAACCTTCACGGAGCACACCATCAGTCACATTGGCATGAGTATTGTGGTCATTCCATATTGTGACACGAATGCTACTAGACCCATCATAGAGACGAAATGTTGCAAATGGTGCTTTGCCGGTAATCCATTTCCCCGTATCATCaccatctagatgggacacccaaCCCTTCACATATTCAATACGCATTTGGTCACGCATGCAACCCGCGCGAGGCCTCAATTTGTGAATGTCGGCTATCCTATCACACTCAACAATCCAACCACCATCCCACGGGGAGACTTTGTTTGGGCCACCGGGGTGCTCCTGACCCAAGTTCAAAATTGGGAGAAAATATGGGGTCAAGTTGTACGCCACCCTTTCGAACATGTTATCGCTTGCACACCACTGACATGCTTCAGTCCAACATCTTGACCGGTAGGCCTCTTCGTCAGCTGGGTACAACGCATTGTCTTCTTCTTCCACTAGGGGAGGTGGTTCGTACATTTCTGCTAATTCGTCAAGATGACGCCATGCTTCCTCCAACTCACTAAAGGTAGGTGAATCTACCATTTCATCCGAGTCCGAGAATGAATTGCTTACGTGTGACACTGAGTCATTATCCGAAGCGTCGGTCATTTTACCTACAAATTCAACAATGAACAAGTTAGTCACTAAAGTTAGTTACTACGAAGAACATATAAAgcacaaataaaacataagGGATTTGTAATTACAATTGGGCAGTTGAAGCTTTTGTTAAAgtatcttgtttttttttcgGACACGTTCTAACATCATGTCCTAACATAGTGCAATAGCGGCATTTTCTTTTTGCTTTTGTAAGTTCCTCAAGTGGACTTTTATGACGGTGCTCTTTTTTCCGCCCCTTCGTTTTCGACACCAAGGGGTCAAGGATATTCTCATGCAACTTTTCACCGCTTCCTTGTGTTGTTTGTGTATTGAATTCACCTCCTTCACGTTCTACCCCGTCAACGGGCATTTTCTCAATAATCTCCGTTTCTCGATTAATAACCCCAACGGCATATTCATACCGCTCTTTCGACGCGGAGCAACTATGACTAAAAGCCATGGTAAGTAAGGTCATGTGGTTAAATCTTTCCGTGGGAGTCAACTCATGAGATGGTGATTCAACTTCGGATGTTTGATATGGCAACACGCCATCAACTCTATTGGCATCCTTTGTCCAACGCCGTTTCACAAAATGTTCCGGTAGTTCCGCCACACACCTCTTCGTCAACACGACAATAATGTGACGGCATGGCATGCCAACATGGTCATACATTCTACAAATGCATGAACCCCGTAATGACACCTTGTTGAATGATACAAGATACATGGTTCTCTGAGATGCACCCGTCAACGGTCTATAACATTTGTAGAATGTGTCTTCAACATCTTCCAAAGACCGATCTCTATCTTTCTCCACGAAGTACTTATTTGCTTCAACCAATTGTTCTTGAAATCTTCGAAACATTTCTTTGGTATAAATGGAAGCCGCGTGGTGCTCCAAGGCGGATTTCATTTGCATGCAACGACTTCTATGATACGTATTGTAATCCTCATCTTTCTCACGCATAAATTGCCTCTCAAAAGCTTTTTGTGCACCCTCAACAAAATCCTTCAAACCGGTGCAAGAACCAACATAGGCATCAAAATAGGCATTCATTCCTTCACTTCTTGATGTGGTTTTCTGACCCGCAGAAAAAGTGTTTCTTGTGTAAGCCTCCACCCACTTATGCTTCAAAGCATATAACCCTTGAAGCCATGTATTGCCTTCCAAATTGTATTTCAAAATCAAAGCCTTCCACCGATCCTCAAACACAACTTCAGTCAAAGAGTGATAGatgcaattgttgaaatcaaatttaaaccctTCCTTTGAGTAATATGTTGCAAGTTTCTCGGGGAATTTGTTGCTAATGTGTCATGAGCATAACAAATGTGAGGTATTCGGTAGTTGTGATTCAATAGCCGCGGCCATGGCTTGATCTTGATCGGTTATGATAGCTAGGGGTTCGTTGCCTTCCATCGCCTCTAGCCAAGTACTCAAAACCCACTCAAAAGTTGTCTTCAATTCATCCCGCACGAGTGCAAAACCAAAAACTATTGATTGATAGTGATGATTGACTCCGGTGAAAGGCACAAACGGCATAGCATATCTATTAGTTCGATATGTTATGTCAAACGCAACCACATCACCAAAATTTCGATAGGCCATCATAGAGCGTGGATCGACCCATACAAGACACTTCAATCTTTGTTCGTCATCAAGGAGAGTCTTGATAAAAAACTTACCGCCACTCTCTTCTTTCAAACGATACAACAAATCCAAACCGGCTTGAGCATCGTTTACTCCCATGTTGTCCTTTCTAAAATCGCGCACGACATTTCTTAAATGTTGGCTATTAAAACCTACTTGTTCCACTCCCCCGTGCATTTGACCAAAAATATTCATTTGTTGTCTTGGTGGGACACCCGAAGCATGTAAGGTCTTGATTAAATTTCTTTGAGCCGCGGTCACATGTCTCTCCCGTCTTATCAAACTCATCTTGGAAGGAGTAACGACTTCGTGATTGTGTTCTAATTCCAAAGAGGTTATCTCCCAATGAGTTGATTTTTTCTTATTAACCACGTACATTCTAACTTTGCAACCACTTCTAGGCAGCACATCTCTACGCCGTTTGCCCTTAACACTCCCAACACTACCAATCAATATTTCTTCTTCCTCAACGGGGTTTTTCCCGCGATTTTCCCCCGCTAAATTACAGACGTACATTCGACCATATATGGATTTATCCTTGACTCGCCTCTGCGTGTTTTGTATCTTAATTGCAAAACCATGGTTTATAGCATACGCCCTAAATAAATTTTCCGCCCTTTGTAAATTagcaaatttttaattcaagCAAGGGATATTATCATCACTATCAACATTAACATAATCAATATTATCTCTATCATTACCACATTTACCATCATCATCATATACATTAACATAAtcacttttttttaaactttttctaCCTTCAAATCTTGCAAACATCTTATCCATTACAACACAACAAAATAACAACAACACACCACTACAAATGGAGCTTACCCAAGGGAAGGATGGGTCTTGGAAGAGAGAAATGAAGATACTCTGCTGCTCAAAATGCTCAAAATGCTGAAATGGGGATTTTTTGGAATTGAAGTGTTGAATGATCACATCTAGGTTATTGATCATACACTGCACCCGTCTGATAGttccgcggttatttaccgcggatCGCTTAAAAAAGTCCCGACGATCCGCGGAAAAAATACGCGGAACGCATGTTCAAAACACCCCATCCGCGGAAAAAAACCGCGGAacgttaaaaatattttcttttaccccagccgttggatcaacgatccaacggctgggaagCCATGTGTTGGATAACTGTTCCCTGACACACAGTtatcagggaacaggacccatcCATAAAATACTATATATAGACACAAACTCCACACAGAGCTTCCAAACCTTCTTAACTAACtctacaaacaaacaaacaatacACACATCATGACCTCTGCTTCTATTTTAACCTCTCATCCTCTCATCTCCCCTCTCTCGCCGTCGTTCACACATTCCGGCGACCACAGACAACTTCCGGCGACGAATCTCCGGTTCTCAAAGCCACGTGTCACCTCCTCCGCTACTTCATCTGCCGAGAAAACGAGATCGTACAGTACCAACACATTTCAGGCGGCGAACACGGCGGTGTCTCTGTATCAGATTCTAGGTATTCCGATGGGAGCTACCGGAGTTGAGATCAAGTCGGCGTACCGGAAATTGGCGCGGACTTGCCATCCTGATGTTGCGCAGGTGAAGAGTGCGTCAACGGAGGAGTTTATAAAGATTAAAGCGGCGTATTCGACGCTGTCTGATCCGGAGAAACGCGCGGATTATGATCGAACGATTTTCCGGCGGCATCGGTCGGTGTTGTCGTCGCAAGAGCCGGCGTATTCCAGATTTCGAGGTAGCGGATATACGAGCCGGAATTGGGAGTCAGATCAGTGCTGgtagctcgactcgactcgactcgtttcatttaaaatagatttttgaaaattagtaaGATCGGATCCTTCTCAGAAGTacattataacatatattttacgGTAAAATAGTATATGAGAAAATACGTTTCGATAGTAATCCGATGAGAAACCGGTATTAATCATATGTAATAGGGGTATTTGTATTTAGATTAGCGGTGAATTTGTTATGCTCATGTACATATTGAAAAATTAGCCAGCTCCGAGCTATTTGACTTTGGATCTGAGCTGGTGTGTAAAAAGCGACTGCGGAACGGTGATTATTAATACTAATACGTAGTAAATCGTTGGGTCCTTTGCAGTGTTCTTCATAtgttttagtattattattgaTGATTTTCTTGTTAATTAAGTTTGAAACAATGAGTATTCTAAAAATCTCATTTGAGCTTAATGTGCTGACACTACGGAGAAAAGGTACTGATTAttgtaaattcaaattttcaagTATCATAAATATCATATTCTGAAAATATCCTGAATATCACTTTAACACGTTACATCACATAGCGtatgatatattatttcaaGAACGATTTTATATGGGTTTGAGTTTCAAACGATAGATAAAATAACGTTATAATCTAACATTTTTAGGATTTGCATGTGTTTTTCTTTTGAGCCTCGACTGAAATAAGGGATAAACGCCACATCATAtagtgtttaaaaaaaattataaacaatacaCGATGTAACTTTATAAAATGAGATTTAAGATCATATTTTCTAGATATGATATTTGAGatattattgtttgaaattatgATACTCAAAATCAATACCCGACACTACGCCTGTGGAATGCATAAAGAAGATTAGAAGTAAGAAAATAACATATAGCCCGTTTTTTTAAGTTTAGGATTGTGACTTATGATTTAacgtaatttaataatatattatgttgaaaAATTTGACTtatgaattataaaaaatataataataatgggtaacttatgacttatgtGTAAATTTCATAAGTCATTCAAAAAAGTAACTCAAATTAATTTCTAGTTTTAAATAGTTTCCGCTTTTTTATAACTTTAaggtgatttttaattttttacactAATAGACTTTTTCTGGTTTAAAGtcaaatatgatttaaaatccaGATTTTAAGTGCAGACAAACATACTCATGAACTGGGTGTGAAATATCAATATATCTATACGTACGAAACAAATAAAGTGAAAAACATAACACAAGAGAAATTTCAATCAAttctaaatacaaaaatttagtGCTCCCTCGGTCCCACACGtagtaaaaaattattattttaactatataacaattttctttttataaatcaTTATGTTTATTGTATacttctattaaaaaaaattaacttctttatattaaataatcaaaactaTCAGTATATATGTCGAAAAATCAACCTTCTTATAAAACAAAACTCCGGGAGTATTACTCCTCTGGATATATTCCAAAAATACCTTGATAATTACTCAATGATTAAGCATTCAAGTCCTCCTAATTGCAGCTCTTACCATCACCAAATACTACTTCCTCCTGTCTCAtgattcttgacttgtttgactttttaggGTTAATTTGACGGAACTTTGACTACAAATTACAtgtaatttttttgtaattttaaaaatataaaatatgcataataaagtacgtaaagtatatttttaatgatataatttttatgattgttCTTAATCATAAATTTGGTTCACGAGATCCGATTTCTGGTGCTGCATTAGATTAAAAGAGTGTATCATAATCCATTCATAATTTGGTGCTTAGATGCAAAGTACTGTAAAGGCTAAACATGAACCCAATAAGTTTCAGCTTGGAGTTCAGTCATCAGTGTATTGAATAGTCATGGTCCCATCTTACATGAGGATTCACATGTGCCTATCCATCCATTATCGAATATTATCCATATATAATCGAGcggaaaaatatttgtttatcttGAAAGGGacgattaataatataaatatattcttgaattattatCTTGCCATTTCCAGTAATCCATGCTGCTGGTCGTCGGATATGATGCAAGTGAATTGTCAATTCCCTAATCAACGCCGTAATAAGTATGCCAAGCACCACAACAGGAAGCATTATTGGACACTTCTTTATTTCCGATCTATAATACACTAGAGTATTCTGTTATCTATTTTGTCGGCTAAACAAATAactattttaagttataataatAACTAGGCCAACATTTTAGGAATTACTTACCTAATGGCTAATACGCCAttataaatcattaattttaatataaattttattataaattttattattgaatacaTGTAAAATGTgattctaaaatatataatactagctataacatatatctatactccctccgtccccctcaattgtttacattggagggg
This genomic window from Daucus carota subsp. sativus chromosome 7, DH1 v3.0, whole genome shotgun sequence contains:
- the LOC108212171 gene encoding uncharacterized protein LOC108212171 — translated: MEDILPGPVSQEVILDNSYHVSAAVWAGVDRGPLECFCGNRSMRSWFLSDAQKEILHAIGFGVFANPRLILQTDARLVSALVERWRPETNTFFMRQGEMTVTLEDVGYILGLPIHGRPLVGDVIDNQKDFFRRNWFEELSTADVDSAHTRGGVRYTWLFETYGADPGPDPERILIHTQAYLFVVVGAVLFPTTSRNVVHPRYLRHLRRLREIPTWSWGSAVLSYLYRGLYHATQKDAKKISGCVWLLMLWSYERFEIGRPIPDESRGSYPVAEFWAMPDEDEEDEGKGKKGKVEGKGKGKGKEEAKGKGKGKEEVKGKGKGKEEGKGKGKRGKGKGKEPDIPEEIEEEEEIEEQGWIVGGKRKRVRRDSRAAPHHSLPHYRGEFDGVASDVVSWTPYSEFHEMEGDSDGDHDISAEDWEARYAGLARVPLVHYDIVEYQHSDRVLRQFGLRQPIPPPPVSMTRYRQEKEAFHYTDWRAVWFAEIGEWERFVDHPEVVVAQHSLDTDDTGYLDWYEHISRRRVGKPQPVPQPQYSTRELFDNLQAFQLIQKGLECLKAIDSTIPEGYREEFREIAPIFVEPYCRFMQQLKGPAYTPPVFDHVHLSAVAKRPTVADVSPHDIIDMTQPSQQTTQVPTQPIVPASQATSSRPEKMDVRRPGEQKWLISKKLSEEKMAAIRRDWGWVRGQPVGLRGGIKHDLMFNLAENSMQSLAPGAWIDDRIIYGYMWLLREREEAIAAAGVYPRKPSYYFMDPFFITLAMELDYKVLTERVKRFFVTWGSCGIGPPINEVDYIFVPANVNGNHWILMVLSVKEWGVMVFDPMTNKAEHAKEEQCVVGLLARMLRYLGPRLTVPKEDPLVQVWDAMPKQNNYTDCGVYICKYMDYLLQGYDLSTLVWDASDLEVFRYRIAKELQKGKARSIPNHRMSQRVSQQD